Genomic segment of Dermacentor albipictus isolate Rhodes 1998 colony chromosome 5, USDA_Dalb.pri_finalv2, whole genome shotgun sequence:
CGccaatgaaatttcttttttgtgtgataGAAAGTACGGGGGCCAAACCGAGCAGTCGCTGAATGATACGCCGGGGCAACATCGAAACAATGTTAGAAATGGGGGAGGGGGCCACCAGGCAATCCTTTGTAGAGATCGAAAATGTAAGCCTAATTTCAGGGCCTGCGCTGCGGTGTCCAGAAGCTGTGACAAATGGGTTAGATGAGTAATTCAGGCTGAAAGGATCATTGGCGCATGTTATAGGTCTGTGAGTGTTGCATCAATCTCGTTATCGCAAGAACTGTGTTACCTGAATGCTATTGTGCACAGATCAATTTCGAGAGTGCTCCCTGTATAAAACAGTGGCGTTTTACCTAATTCAGCATTGTTGAAAGTAAAAAAGGCGCGCCGTGTGGATCTCTCTTCTACCGGCGGCATCTTGACGCCTTTCACATCAGACCATGCTAAACCAACATGCCCAGCTATCGTTTCTAATGCTATAAAACTAGGTGTCGATGATTTACTACAGAAAGCAGAGTATCCTATACCAAACGCTTCACATGTGCATAACTCATACGAGATAGTGAACGACTTGCGAATGTGTCCGATCTTTGAAGTTCCAGCAGTGCACTCGATGTTTACTGGCATTACTAGCACCAAAGTTTATCCCAAGTTAATATGTATACACTCGGTAGGCACACACATAGTGTAAATAAAGCATTCCAGCCACGACAAAGGACGAACGCGCATATTGCTCTTAGCAAGCAGCTAAAGTGAGCGACATGCGCTAAATTGCGTTCTCCCCATTCTGCACAACCATGTTGTCGTACCAGATTATTTGCGCGGCCTGACACTCAGTGAGCCGGGAGCCGGCAATCTGGCATTCCATGTGAGCCCGGGCGAAGACGTCTTGAGCATAGTCAGTGACAGTGCTCGTCGATGAAGAAGCAGTGTGTCAAAGAGCAAACAAGGCTGGCGTCCGAACAGAAGGTTAAAGGGTGAAAATCCAATGGTCTCGTGACgggacgaattataggcgaaggtcactaacccccgtattcacaaaccaaacttAACTTATCGCGATAAGGTCACTTATGAAAGGACGAGAAAAGTATAAGTATAAGGAAAGAACAAGGTGCGTTTCGAAAACGCACCTTAACGCGCCATAAGTGTGCCTTATGAAAGGCACCCTTCACTCGTTAAGTGTTTCACCTGGGAGCGAGGCTAGAGAATTTTTTGCTACGAAATAGATACTTTGACGACGTTTAAACTGCTTTTATTATAAGAAAGCAATAATGGCATGCACACAAGCATCTGTACATAAATAATGTATAAACGCTTGATAAAACTTGATGAAACGCTCGCCGTTTTTGGTGAGTCCGCTATTTACGTCTGGCCACGTTGGTCTAATCCACTCGACGCAGCGCACGTTTTTGTACAGTCTTCTCCAGATTGGTTTTGTCCGTGTTGTGTTGGTATTTCGTTCGTCCGTGTTGTTTTGCCCTGTTATTACTTCCTTCGCTTTTTCTTGCTTATTTATAATTAGCTGTGCATTATTTTACTCATTTTTTATCAGTTTAGTTGTTTAAATAGTCtagtattatcttttttttcgtAAACCGCGTTGAGAATGGAGCGGCGCAAAATTAACTTCACGGACGAAGAGCGCACCATCCTGATGGACCTGATGGAGAGGCACCGCGATGTGCTCGAGTGCAAACGGACTGACGCGGTGTCGGTCAACGCAAAGAAGAAGACGTGGGAAAAGTTGGCCGAAGAATTCAACAGTCGCCACAACGTCCGGCCACGAACGTCCAAGCAATTAAAGAAGTGCTGGGACAACCTGAAAGAAAAGTGGCGCCGTGCCAAAGCCGAAGACACGCGGGAGATATTCAAAACAGGTGAGCATTATTCCTCATGTGCCGAAATTTCTGCTTcttgcttgtatatatatttgATGAAAGCACGGGAAGCCATCGCTACAGCTGATTTCTAGCGCACTCTGCAACAGCTTGTGCGTGTGCATACGGAACAGTGGCGAGGACATAATAAATTCATCGCCAAAAATAACGTTGCAGTAAACTTGCTTGATCGTAACATGCAGGCAAACAAAGGACGTGCCTACGCATGTTTGTTTTCCGCGACACACTTGCACGATCGGCAAATTTGCTCATGTTTTGGTTTCTTGAAGGCGTCGTTTGCTACCTCAAAGGACGTCTTGCTGTGAAAGAAACGCTACCTTATTTGTTTGCAAAGCGTGCTAATGCAGTCCTTGGGCGAACGCCATCAACTAGCTTTGTGTGTAGGCTTGTCGTGTGCTGTAATGAAATACCAGGGGCAAGGAAAACTTGGGCACAGTTGCAGTTCATTAGCATATGCCTGGTGCTATGTGCGTGTGAGCACGGCGACCTGTGTCTGTATTTCCCTTGTGCTCAGCTAGCAGGGCTTCAAAATGACTTAAGCTACATCATGATGTGTTCATATGTTTCTGCCAGTATTTTCGAAGTGGTGAAACTGAAGAGGTATCGTTATTTTGCTAACGTTGATATTTGCTTTTCAAAGGTGGTGGCGCCCCGGCAGGATGCCACATGAATGACGAGTTGCTCAGGGTCGGTGCAGTGGCAACTCACATGGCCACACGCCTTGTCAATCCATTTGACAGCGACTGCACTGGCCCTGGCACAGAGCCAACGCCAGCTGTAGCAGCACTGCTGACTTCCTCACAGCCGGGACGAAGCACTGATGCAGATGGTGAGTATGAGTTTATGTGCAATGTTATATCTGGACTAATTATTTAGGAAACTAGATTTGCTAATACAGAAAGGCACCTAATGAGGCATTGCAGGTGGCTAATGAACAACTCGTTCTGTATTACGCATTTGACACAGCAGTATTGCAAGAAACTAAGCTACTTTTTAATGTCGAAGTGCTGACATTACTTTTGGGCATCATGGTGATGAGGTTGGAGCAGTGCAGCAAGGGTTTTATTTATGGTTTCGTATAATGGACACTATAACGAGGAATGATGCAGTCATTGGTTCTGTCTCAAAGGCTTCCAAAACTGGTTTTTGGAGTTGCATTTGTGCAttatttcattgttttcatgtcAGTGTTGCAAACGGAAATCCCTTATTTTTTACAGTGGAGTGGTTACATCGCCAAAGTTGTACGTGTGCAATGTACAGTACACATGGATCGATATGCTCTTGCACTGTCTGGATCCAGAGGAGATGTCATAATGTTATCTGCTCTGAACATACGAGAGGCACCATGCCTTGTGGAGATAACTGTAAATTGACCATGTTGTGTCGTGTACTCGATATATGATTAGCTGTGTATGTTCATGGGTGCCTATGCTGTGTGTTTGTGGTCATACATGTGTTTCATTTGTTGCCACATGCGTGTGGAATAGCAGGTACACTTGCTATTGGGCAAACCTCTCCAGCGTTTCCAAAGCGCCTCTTTTTCCCATGCAATAGTGCCCATAATTTCCTGTTTATTATGTACCGTCAACAAGCAATATACACAGAAAGCCTACCTGTGATGCAAATAACTGTCAGCATAGACACCATTGGTTTAGTTATTTTCGTGGCCCATGAAACAGAGAATGAGTCCTAATATGAGGATGAGCGGCTTGTATGCAAAAGTTTGAATGCAACCGCATAGTTATTACTGTCACCGTTTCATTCAACCTGCTTCAGCTGGATGCACCAGCAGGAACATGCTGTATTGTTGTGTGCTCACGGGCTTACATTGTGTCAAGTTCTTTAGTATGTCCTAATAGTAAGTACAGTGCTGTTTTTTGTTCAACATCGGTGCATTATGTAGCAAGGCAAAAATGTCTGTATAGCTCACAGCGCACTCGTAAAAGTGGATTGTAAAAGGTACAAGCACTGTGGAAACGACACTAATGTCAACTCTGATTGCAATAACTTTGCAGATGCCGACATGGACTATGACGACTCCTGGCAGTGGGACATCGAAAACCAGGACGAAGCAGCGGCTTCGCAGTGTGCAGCGCCACCAAATGCTGAAACTGCTCAGCGTGTACCAGAGCCAGCAGCAGCCCTAGCTACATGCCCACCAGCTCCAGCCCCGCCAGCTGCTGTGCCGCCAGTGCCGACAGCCCGCCGGCGGATAAACGCAAGCCGGTCATCCTGCACAAGGGATGATGCTGTGAGGAGTGAACTTGGTGCTCGGCTTTCTTCACTCACAAAAGATGCtcagagaaaaaggaaagagcaCTTGCTCAAGATGAAGCTAACGCGTGAAGACCATGCACTTCGCATGGAACTCGCTCGTGAGGATCACAAGGATAGACTTGAGAAAAGGCAGGCAGAACATGCACAAATAATGGAAAATCTTAAAGCAAAGAAGGCCCTTATTGACCTAAAAATGAAGGTTCTGCAAAAACAGAATGAGTGAGGCAGAAGAAAGTTTTCGTGTATGATCatatgccgtatttactcgcataatcacacttctttgtcaaaaaaattggtgcaaatccaggggtgcgatcattgtacgagttaaatttcccacgaaaagaaacttttttttgaTCCCGCATTTGCAGCACGgtgacaagcaggcggctgccgttGTCAGTGTGGGACACCGAAACAAAAAtgacggccggcggagcaagccgaacgcgattattgttcttcttgtgagtacattacatgcattgaaacagttccttccgtatcagtaatgaataatgttaatatcggcacgtttgcgacatagccatgtctactttgaggagacagaaacagagatgggcacgcttagctgccagtgacacagaaacacatagcgggcatgctgtggaaactgcgacATATGTCTTCACTgttatcctaatatggcacgtttccactaagggtgggcgaatatcttagctgcgttacaagcatgggcgtatgaatagggtacatttGTAACTTATCAgcgtaaacgtggccactattgtTGCCGcccgcgatttgttgcgtgcccatgagtgcagacgagaggaatCAAAAGGCACCCTTTATGTTGTTGCTGTTGACCAAATCCATTATGATGCCTACAAACAAAGCCGAGGCAAGCttggttgtagtttttttttttttttttttcatggaagtgcagaaagtgatcgcatctgcttaagaatgttcggtGCATGCAGACCTCTTGGTATGTTTTCAAGAATCGtttgcgtagcatttgacagaaggtaagtgcgatcatcattagctagacttggcacacgacatatcgctgcgacaagttcagggtgcggtcattacacaggaaagaaaaagttgaattttgacgacaaaattcaggggtgcgatcattatgcgagtgcaatcattatgcgagtaaatacggtatgtcttGTAATATATGTTTCGTGTATATCAAAGTACATGGGCATTGTGCAATTCTGCCACCATCAGAATGTATCAGCTACCGCAGCTTGGATCAAACGTgtaacctcgagctcagcagcccaacatatagcctctgcattagtgccagtttgcctacattgtagctgaaaattaaattaaattctggggctttacgtgccaaaaccacaatctgattacgaggcacgccgtagtgggccactccgggaatatggaccacctggggttctttaaagtgcgcctaagtacatgggtgttttcagattttgtacacggtcgtccacttccaatttgaacacggctccgggttgccggcgaggccggcgctccgcggagcgccgctcgtgggctccggggtaactaacgcgccggcgcactggcagCCACAGGTCTGGCCTCAGCCGCCAGCACACACTAGTGCagacgcgctgtagcagacgacgcggctccGGCCACGCTTGTGGCggccagtgcgccggcgcgttagttaccccggcgcccacgagcggcgctccgcggagcgccggccgcccggagccgtgttcaaattggaagtggacgaccgtgtacattgtagctttgtactctttctctgtctctcttgtgATCCTCACACTGTATTTGCAGCATCAACAAATGATTGTATTGAAAAATGGCAGTTGTAGACGTTGGTGCCTTTCACAGCCATTCAGAAATGGTAAAGTTCATGTGAAGCTCATGGTCATCACGGGTAAACTTCATGGATTTTAGGccctgtaattgctcattgcgccATCCTCTGCACGCAGGCAGACAAGGGTAGACAGCTGCCCAACATATAGCCTCTGCATTAGTGCCAGTTTGCCTACATTGTAgctgaaaattaaattaaattctggggctttacgtgccaaaaccacaatctgattacgaggcacgccgtagtgggccactccgggaatatggaccacctggggttctttaaagtgcgcctaagtacatgggtgttttcatattttgtacattgtagctttgtactctttctctgtctctcttgtgATCCTCACTCTGTATTTGCAGCATCAACAAATGATTGTATTGAAAAATGGCAGTTGTAGACGTTGGTGCCTTTCACAGCCATTCAGAAATGGTAAAGTTCATGTGAAGCTCATGGTCATCACGGGTAAACTTCATGGATTTTAGGccctgtaattgctcattgcgccATCCTCTGCACGCAGGCAGACAAGGGTAGACAGCTGCCCAACATATAGCCTCTGCATTAGTGCCAGTTTGCCTACATTGTAgctgaaaattaaattaaattctggggctttacgtgccaaaaccacaatctgattacgaggcacgccgtagtgggccactccgggaatatggaccacctggggttctttaaagtgcgcctaagtacatgggtgttttcatattttgtacattgtagctttgtactctttctctgtctctcttgtgATCCTCACTCTGTATTTGCAGCATCAACAAATGATTGTATTGAAAAATGGCAGTTGTAGACGTTGGTGCCTTTCACAGCCATTCAGAAATGGTAAAGTTCATGTGAAGCTCATGGTCATCACGGGTAAACTTCATGGATTTTAGGccctgtaattgctcattgcgccATCCTCTGCACGCAGGCAGACAAGGGTAGACAGCTGCCCAACATATAGCCTCTGCATTAGTGCCAGTTTGCCTACATTGTAgctgaaaattaaattaaattctggggctttacgtgccaaaaccacaatctgattacgaggcacgccgtagtgggccactccgggaatatggaccacctggggttctttaaagtgcgcctaagtacatgggtgttttcatattttgtacattgtagctttgtactctttctctgtctctcttgtgATCCTCACTCTGTATTTGCAGCATCAACAAATGATTGTATTGAAAAATGGCAGTTGTAGACGTTGGTGCCTTTCACAGCCATTCAGAAATGGTAAAGTTCATGTGAAGCTCATGGTCATCACGGGTAAACTTCATGGATTTTAGGccctgtaattgctcattgcgccATCCTCTGCACGCAGGCAGACAAGGGTAGACAGCTGGCTAGACGCCTTGAAAAGCACATGTGTATGTTTTGACTAGTGTTCCACGTGCCTTGCCTTGTCAGACTTCTCAAAAAGTCAGCACATTTTTCAAGGCATTTGGCCAGCCATCCATCCTCATCCGACCACCTGCAAAAGGCAGATTGAGCAAGTACAGGCCCTTACACAATTCATCTAATTCATATCTGTTTGACACATTGTTTGTTGCATGTTTTTGAAAGAGGCTTCAACAAGAAGCATTCTGCCGAGGGATGAAAGCGGCATCTAGATGTAGTTCATGTAACACGTCACGGCAAAATCTTCTGCTAGATAGAGCTTGACATATACATGAATCTCAATGCAGCAGAAGCCACCATGTCGAGAAATATGTGAAACAAGAATGAGTACTGTTTATTTCATTCTGTGCAGAGCATGCTGATAACATTTCTGTTGTGCTATGTGCACGCATGTGCAAACAATCACATTTTtaatgctagtctcctgagaaacACAGGCATGATGTTTTGTACCACCAATTTCAAAGGCTCTGTATGCGATAACCATGTCTCACTGCATTGAATCCATTGGACAAGACAACTTATCGCTGAAATGTTCTATTGTGGAATTTGAATGTCATTGCACATGTAAAAAACAAAGCAACGTTAGGTAGCTCCTGCTCCTGGCCTTGAATTCGTAACAGCCAAAGTGCATAGGATCACTTTGTGGGGAAGCAGCATATTTAAAAGTTGTAAACAGTCTTGAATTTGGCAACGGTTAGGTGCTATTGATGGAGATTgttgaaaaggcatacgacaaCTAGCAAAGCTGTGTTGCTGATGATAATCGGTGCACAACTGCCAACCgcatattaaagggaagctgaagagtgccgaattcaataagacgctcatatacggatgcgggaaccttataaaccatgcaggtaaaatttgggggggggggggacttttcACTTAAGAGTGACGTAATTGTCGGCTAAAATTGcgctgtcgccccccccccccccccccatcaataACTGCACGCTGACGTCAGCGGAGACGGGAAACCGCGGCATAGTGATGTCAAcactagtgtttcgttccttcacAGTCaccgcgaccatgcctgaccgtgcttgtttctgcgtgcgtggcgtcataatctgcttcgctcgaccccgCATTCCTTTGTTTGTATGTAGAGCggtagtcaacgtgcgcagcatcaattgaagtggtgggccaatcatgccggcgttctgtgcagcctacgcttgcacgaacaccagtggCCGCGACAATGTtgtctgctgtgaagcgaaaTAAATTCAAGCGCTCGAGAACAACAGTGCTTGGAAAACAGTGATGGCAGGAAAACCTATTAAAAGTGAAGTGTGTTTACAATGGCATTGCTGATCTGCCAAAAAAGCTTTTGCATTCATGAACACATGCAAAGAAATAGTAACAAATCACAGTCgacgactgatttttcggacgccTAATTTTTTGGACATGCTTGATTTTTCTGACTTTTTCCCAGCCCCAGGACATACCTCACAAAGTCAGTGTATTACGTGGCTTAAAATTTCAGACACTCTAGGGAGGGCTGTTCGATCTTTTTGGACTTTCCAAGCGTCAGCCAGGCCAACTGCCGCGCATCTTGAGCTGtgtcgccgccatcttgtttgtttaTATTTTCATCCTGTAGTCTCGAAACCGGTGCCGGTCTTGCATGGCGGTTCCTCTGCTACTCGGATGCTGGGTTGAGGCTATATGCTAGCAGCTTCCGCAACAGCGTCACTGCCGTaacgcaatgctttttttttcttcctttgttccTTCGATTGCCTGTTTGTGTTTGCAGGGTGTTGACAAGCTTAGCAGTAGCAAGCTACTGTGGCTCGCATTTGACTGAATCGGCTTCAGTGCTTCAAGACGCTGTTTCCGGAACTTTATTTTTTCGTACAACGTGGCAGCACTCAACAAAGTCGGTGTGACAACTTCCCGACAACTGCGCTGTGTGTACTGCTTAGCCAAGCATGCTAATTCACAATGGAGAAGAAATCTATGTTGTTGGCCTCGAGAATTCCGATGAACTGAGGCAAGTACGCCACAATGCCGATGAAGAAAGTGGCAATCACCAAGTTCATCGAAGGTGGCCGATCACAGGCAGATGTCGCAAAAGAGTTTAAAATTTCCAAACATGCTCTTTCGGACTACATGAAAAACAAGCAAAAGATTTTGGAGGCAGCGGGAAAGTCTACTGGGTGTTGGCAGAAAAATGTAAGCCAAGGCACCTATCGAAAGCTCGAGGAGGCCCTCCTTGTTTGGCTGAAGTCAACAGTAGCAAGCAAATCCGTCTCCGGTGCCCTCCTCAAACAGAAAGCCAAGACGATGGCGCTTCAGATGAGCATTGAGGGATTTAAGGTCAGCGATCGCTGGCTGAAACTTCAAAAAGCGTGCTGATCTCAGTTTTATGAAACTGTGTGGCGAAAGTGCAGCTGTTGACCTGAGCGTTGTTGCGAACTACCGCTGTGAAAAGCTGCAGTCGTTCTTACGGGAGTACTCGCCAGACGACATACTCAATTGCGGTGAGACCggactttttttttaagcttatGCCAGAGAAGACCCTTTCCATGGTGGAAAACACAGTAAGGAACGAGTTACTATTTTGGTCGGCAGCAATATGTCAGGGACAGAAAAGCTGCCAATGCTCATCATCGGCAAGTCGAAAGTTCCGAGGTGCTTTAAAGGTGTAAAGTACCTGTCTGTCTTGTATGAGGCGAACAAGAAGGCATGGATAATACAGCTGTTTTTTGAAAGCTATGTGAGAAAACTAGAtcataaatttgatctagaaggcCGCAAAGTTTTGTTGTTTGTCGACAACTGGGCTGCACACGGGCACATAAACAACTTGCGTAGTTTTAGTAGAACAAAAGTCTGTGGGAGATatcgagaaaaaaaatcattttttttttctctctcgaagTCTGTGTGAGTCGAGTTCTTACCCCCAAACACGACAAGTATCCTACAGCCGATGAACCAAGGCGTGATACGTAACCTGAAGGTGAAGTATCGGTCACGCTTGCTTTCGTGTGTGGCGTTGTGCCTCGACAGTGGAAAAGCCTACTCTGTTGATTTGTTTGGAGCACTCAGCATGCTCGCTGATGCGTGGAAGTCGGTGGCCACCCACAACGCTGTGCAACTGCTTCCACCACGCGGGATTTGTGTTGAATGGCAACTCGGCTTTCTTGGACGAGGATAGTGTCGTCGAGCAGCTGTCTGGCAGTGAGCACCTCATCGACAACTTTCGCACTGCAGGCGTCAAAATTCCCTCGACCGTTTCGTTTTCGGAGTTCACGGACGTGGACAGCGAGTTGGAACTGTGCGCCGGGCTCACGGATGAATAAATCATTCGCCAAGTGCTTGCAGAGTCCGAGAGCGATGATGACTCGCATACAGCAGCGCAGTCGACCTAAGCTTAGCTGATGCAAGCGGTCGCAACTCTTTCGTCGGCTTATGGCGACACGACAGCTCTTGCCAAAATTCAGGCGGACCTGCTTGCACGCAAGCGAAGCATGGTTCAGAAGATCAATCACTTTTTCCAGCCTCTAACTCAATAGTAAGCAATAAATTGAGTTTTTGGGGGGCACATttgttttttcggactgcctgatttttctaaCATTTTCGCGGTCCCTTGAGCGTTCAAAAAACCTGTCGTCAACTGTACCAAGTGCAGGTTAGCTTGATACATATTATAGGCGTGCAGCACGTGTGCTACAGCCAGCCCTGCAGTTTGGCCTACGTAGTTACTGTATATGGCCACAGAATGAGTGAGAGGATGACttgctgctagcaggctttctaaatgcAGCGCGAGAAGGTCGGGGCAACGAACACACATAGACGGGACGGGTGCAGATAGACagatggtaactggtcttggaagacgGTATGAATACATGAAGttgcccaaacctggattttgatttactgctagctccttcgtgttagcacgctgaatggaaggtgcatgtttatctcccacccttgatgccagtttcgtcgcaaagcaccatgaattttctattcgcacatgtgttgtgaaacagcctgcatgcagccaCCATAACACAGTGCAAGTTTAAAGtatgcatgtgttggaaagctggcgcacgccaggacgctgcactcccccttctctcgcggaCAGAGAGAAACGGATcgtccggttacgagtagcgtgcatATGCTGCGCTGATGAAGTTCACTACACATGCTACAAGAGCCGGGAAACTTTTCCCCCGTTTAAACCGTCTGCGTAGATTGCTGATATATTTGGGGCAGCACACAAAGagcgcatccccgcttacgttccacgaggaggcatgcaagaacataacactacagttgtttgcccggaaatgAACGTACTGAATCGCTGAATGCACCACCAGTTCAACCTACCTACCTGCCTATTTTTGTCCTTTTTAATTAAAGAGTAATCTAAAGTGAATGCATATGGAGTGAATGAATATGGATTTACGAGAAATAATCGGCAATAATACGAGCACGGGTTCTAAATCCACTGGAATCTTGTACTGCGGTCTGTGGCTGTCCATTCGGCAATGTTGGTCCAGGCTGGTGAACACTGGGTGCAGTGAGGGGCTGTACATCGGGAGGGCATGGGTCACGCAGAATTCTGCTGAGGTTGTGAAGTGCCGCACATGCAGTGATAACTACAAGTGTAGTGTTTGTTTGAAGTTGCAGCTTCATCTGAAGGCATGGAAATCTCCTCTTCCATATCCCGAACACACGTTCCACACTGTTTCGTGTTTTTGCTTGTGACTTGTTGTACCTGAAAAAAATAGCTGCATTATTTTTCTTTGCCGTGAAAACATTAACAGAAACAGAGGCGATCAATTGCTCTTGATGTATTATGAACAGTgctttgtctttctttgtttgaTGCATTTTGCCTTTCGGCGATGAGCTCTTGAAATGAATTGCGGGAACATTATTGAAAATGAGCAAATAAAAAGTGTTTCAATTCTGTGTTGGCTTTTGTCTAGTCTTGCATGTTCAAATATGTTGCTTTGCATGCAAGAAGCTTTTCGACCATTTTTGCAGGACACTTTCTTCTTGAAAATAATTGTGATAATCTGCAGCACTGCCTCATAGAAATTAGCTAGCTTGCCTGTACTCTGGGCTGCCTTGGTCAGGATCCTTGAGTGGAGTCATGAGGTATGGCCTGCAGGCATAGCCCATATCTCCGAGAAGAATCCCGGGGACGACACCAGTCTCGTAGAGCactcttgcacggctgctgtcGAAAATTCTGCTATCATGGGCAGACCCTGGCCAGCTGGCCACTACATCATAAAATTGTAGGTCAGGGCCCGTGATGCCCTGCAAAACAGCAACTTTCATTAATAAGGGCGGTAGGTATCCAAAATGTACTTG
This window contains:
- the LOC139060408 gene encoding MAP7 domain-containing protein 1-like, with the translated sequence MATRLVNPFDSDCTGPGTEPTPAVAALLTSSQPGRSTDADDADMDYDDSWQWDIENQDEAAASQCAAPPNAETAQRVPEPAAALATCPPAPAPPAAVPPVPTARRRINASRSSCTRDDAVRSELGARLSSLTKDAQRKRKEHLLKMKLTREDHALRMELAREDHKDRLEKRQAEHAQIMENLKAKKALIDLKMKVLQKQNE
- the LOC139059859 gene encoding putative nuclease HARBI1; this translates as MELYNDDEFLCRFRFSKSAVQQLLAMLPLRERTDGRGFPVPPLLQLLITLRFYGAGTFQIVTGDLVNVSQPTVSRVIERVSTMIARSLFTALVKFPAASEVSGVMSEFYKLGKFPGVSGCIDCTHVPIKSPGGDHAEVYRNRKGYFSINVQGITGPDLQFYDVVASWPGSAHDSRIFDSSRARVLYETGVVPGILLGDMGYACRPYLMTPLKDPDQGSPEYRYNKSQAKTRNSVERVFGIWKRRFPCLQMKLQLQTNTTLVVITACAALHNLSRILRDPCPPDVQPLTAPSVHQPGPTLPNGQPQTAVQDSSGFRTRARIIADYFS